Part of the Streptomyces sp. HSG2 genome, TCGCCGAGACACGGGAACTGTGCGGCATCCCGGTCGCCGACCTCGACGCGATCGTCATGGACGACAGCGTCTCCCAAGGAGGGGTGGGCATCCGGCGGGCGATCGCCGACCGCTACGCCGGAGGCGATGCCGACCGTGTGATGGTCACCCACGGCTCCAGCGAAGCCATCGCGCTGACCCTGAGCACTCTGCTGCGCCCGGGCGACCGGGTGGTCGTCCAGGAGGGCGTCTACCACTCGCTCGGGCACTACCCGAGGGCGGCCGGTTGCCGGATCGCCGAACTGCCCGCGGCTGCCGTGCGCGACGGCGAGATCGACCCCGGCGCACTGGACGAGATCATCACCCCCGGCACCGCCGCCGTCGTCGTCAACTTCCCGCACAACCCCACCGGGGTCACGCTGTCCCCCAGCGGACTGGCGGCGCTGACCGAGCGCACGGCCTCCACCGGAGCGACGCTCGTCTGGGACGGCGCCACCGCCGAGATCGCCCACCGCTGGGAGGCGCTCCCCGATCCCGCCGCCGACAGTGGCGGCGCGGTGTCGTACGGCACCTTCTCCAAGACCTTCGGCCTGCCCGGCCTTCGGGTCGGCTGGGTCGTCGCGCCCCGAGAACTGATCACCGCCACCTTCCCGATGAGGGATCGGACCACGCTCTTCCTCTCGCCACTCGTCGAACTCGTCGCCGAACGGGCCATGCGCCACGCCGACGATCTGATCGCTCCCCGGGCGGCCGAGGCCCGGCGCAACCTCGCACATCTGGCCTCGTGGATGGCCGAACACGAGGACCTGGTCCGCTGGACCCCGCCACAGGGAGGGGTGTGCGCGCTGCCCGTCTTCCGTGAGCTGGAGCGGGAGCGGGCGGCGCCCGAGGCCGTGGAACGACTCTGCCTGGAACTCCTCGACCGCCACCGCACCCTGCTGGTGCCGGGGACCGCCTTCGGCGCGCCCCACGGGGCCCGAATCGGATTCGGCGGGCCGGAGGAGAGTTTCCTGGCCGGCCTCGCCGGGCTGTCGCGGTTCCTGCGGGAACGGGAGGCGACCCGGTGACCGCCGCGCCCCAGACCGACATCCTCGACCTGTGGGACCTCTCCGTCGGCGACCACCCCGACAGGCCCGCCCTCGTCAGCGCCCGCCGGGCGATGTCCTACCGGGAGACGGACCGGGTCACCGACTCCTGGGCCGCCGCGCTGGCCAAGCGCGGGGCGGGGCCGGGCAGGCTGGTGGGACTGGCCTTCGGCGACCCCGTCCGCACAGTCCTGGGCATGCTCGCGACCTTGAAGGCGGGAGCGGGTTTCACCATCCTGGACGATCGACTTCCGCCCGCCGCCCGGGCGGCACTGGTGCGGCGCACCGAGGCCGCGGTGTGGTTGGGCGACGGTCGCCACGCCCCCGACGGAGCGCACGTGCCCCCGGTCCATCCCACCGGGAGCGACACGGCGTGGTCCCGTCCGCCGGCCCGCGCCTCGGACGTGGCCTACGTGCTGTTCACCTCCGGCTCCACCGGTCGACCCAAGGGCACGGTCGTCGAGCGCGACGCGCTGCGCCGATTCGCCCGCGCCGTGGCCGAGCGCCTCGAACTGAAGCCGGAAGACCGCTGGCTCCAGGTGGCCTCACTCGGGTTCGACGTCCTGATCGAGGAGGTGTTCCCCGCCCTCGTCGCCGGGGCGGCCGTGGTGTGCCGGGACGACACCCGGGCCCTGGACGCCGAGGAACTGCACCACATGGCGGCCCTCACCCGGACCACCGTGGTCGAACTCTCCACCCAGTACTGGAT contains:
- the vioD gene encoding capreomycidine synthase — translated: MHSISTLRREEPPVLEEWYRRHLAPGVHDISSSGVHPYTFAETRELCGIPVADLDAIVMDDSVSQGGVGIRRAIADRYAGGDADRVMVTHGSSEAIALTLSTLLRPGDRVVVQEGVYHSLGHYPRAAGCRIAELPAAAVRDGEIDPGALDEIITPGTAAVVVNFPHNPTGVTLSPSGLAALTERTASTGATLVWDGATAEIAHRWEALPDPAADSGGAVSYGTFSKTFGLPGLRVGWVVAPRELITATFPMRDRTTLFLSPLVELVAERAMRHADDLIAPRAAEARRNLAHLASWMAEHEDLVRWTPPQGGVCALPVFRELERERAAPEAVERLCLELLDRHRTLLVPGTAFGAPHGARIGFGGPEESFLAGLAGLSRFLREREATR